CTAGGCCGACAGGGGTTGTATCTCGAGGATCTGTACGTGTCGCCGCGTTTTCGCGGCGTGGGCGCGGGCAAGCGTTTGCTGCACGCACTCGCGCGGATCGCGGTGGAGAGCGGCTGCGGGCGCTTCGAATGGAGTGTGCTCGACTGGAACGCGCCCGCGATTCGCTTCTACGAGACGATCGGCGCGAGCGCGCAGAGCGAATGGGTGCGCTACCGGCTCGCGGGCGACGCGCTGCGCGCGTTCGCGGGCGCAGCGCCTGCGAACGCGATCTGACAATGCGATGGCGCCGCAGGGGAGGGCGGCGCGCCGTGCGCGGCTTCCGGCCGCCCGGCGCCCGATGCGCTTACTTGAGGCTGCCCGACAGGAACTGCTTCAGGCGCTCGCTCTTCGTGCCGCCGAACACGTCGGCGGGCGCGCCTTCTTCCTCGACGCGCCCCTGATGCAGGAACATCACGTGATTCGACACGTTGCGCGCGAAGCCCATCTCGTGCGTGACGACGATCATCGTCCGGCCTTCCTCCGCGAGCTTCTGCATCACCTTCAGCACTTCGCCGACCAGCTCCGGATCGAGCGCCGACGTCGGCTCGTCGAACAGCATCACGTCCGGGTGCATCGCCAGCGCCCGCGCAATCGCGACGCGCTGCTGCTGCCCGCCCGACAGGTGCGACGGATATTGCTTCTCCACGCGCGGCGCCAGGCCCACTTTTTCCAGATATTCGCGCGCGCGATCCTCCGCCTCGCGCTTCGATATCCCCAGCACGTGCACCGGCGCTTCCATCACGTTCTCCAGCACGTTCATGTGCGCCCACAGATTGAAGTGCTGGAACACCATCGCGAGCTTCGTGCGCACGCGCTGGAGCTGCTTCGAATCGGCGGCCTTCAGCGCGCCTGTCTTGTCCTGCGCGGTGCGCACTTCCTCGCCGTCGACGAAGATGCGGCCCGCGTTCGGCTGCTCGAGGAAGTTGATGCAGCGTAGCATCGTGCTCTTGCCCGAGCCGGACGAGCCGATCACGCTGATCACGTCGCCCGCGTTCGCGCGCAGTGAGACGCCCTTCAAAACTTCGTTGTTGCCGTAGCGCTTGTGGAGATCGTCGACGAAGAGCTTGTGCATCTGGGTGTTCATCTGAGGCATGTCCGGGCGAAACTCATTTGCCTTGCGGGCGCAGATACGCGAGCCAGCGGCGCTCGGCGCGGCGGAACAGCCACACGAGCGTAAACGAGATCGCGAGATAGAGGAGGGCGGCGATGCCGAACGCATGGAACGACATGTAGGTCGCCGAATTGACGTCGCGCGCGATCTTCAGGATATCGGGCACGGTCGCCGTGAACGCGACCGTCGTCGCGTGCAGCATCAGGATCACTTCGTTGCTGTAGAGCGGCAGCGCGCGGCGCAGCGCCGACGGCAGCACGATCCGGCGATACAGCGTGAAGGTCGACATCCCGTAAGCCCGGGCCGCCTCGATCTCGCCGTACGACGTCGACTTGATCGCGCCCGCGAAGATCTCGGTCGTGTACGCGCAGGTGTTCAGCGTGAACGCGAGCAGCGTGCAGTTCATCCCGTCGCGGAAGAACGCGTCGAGCATCGGCGTGCCGCGCACGGCCTGCAGGCTATAGAGGCCCGTGTAGCAGAGGAGCAGCTGCACGTAGAGCGGCGTGCCGCGGAACACGTACGTATAGAGCCAGACGGCGCCCGCGAGCCATTTCTTCTTCGACACGCGCGCGACCGCGAGCGGCACCGAAAGACAGAAGCCGATCCCGATCGACACGACGAGCAGCCACAGCGTGATCGCGAGGCCGGTGAAGCGATACCCGTCCGTATACAGGTAATTGCGCCAGTATTCTTGGATCAGTTCGATCATAGGTCAGCCTTGCGTACGCCCGTCGAATAACGCTTCTCGAGCCACATCAGCACGAAGTTCGAGATCGTCGTGATCGCGAGATAGATCGCGCCCGCAAGCAGCGTGAAGAAGAAGAACCGCAGCGTGCCCTTGCCCGCGTCCTGCGACGCCTTCACGACGTCGGCCAAGCCGATGATCGACACGAGCGCCGTCGACTTCACGAGCACTTGCCAGTTGTTGCCGATGCCGGGCAGCGCGAAGCGCATCATCTGCGGGAACATGATCCGCGCGAACACCTGCCAGTCCGTCATCCCGTACGCGCTGCCCGCCTCGAGCTGGCCGCGCGGCACCGACAGGAACGCGCCGCGGAACGTCTCGGTGAAGTACGCGCCGTAGATGAAGCCGAGCACGAGCACGCCGGCCGCGAACGGATCGATGTCGATCTGATCCCAGTTCATCAGGTCGGTGAACTGGTTCAGCCAGATCTGCAGGCTGTAGAAGAGAAGCAGCATCAGCACGAGGTCCGGCACGCCGCGGATGAGCGTCGTGTAGAGCGTGCCGATGCCGTTCGAGATGCGGTTCCTCGACAGTTTCGCCGCCGCGCCGACGAGGCCGAGCAGGAACGACAGCGCGAGCGACAGCACCGCGAGCTTGACGGTCTGCCAGGTGCCGGAGAGTATCAGCGGGCCGTAGCCTTGAAGAAACATATGTAGTCCTTGACGGCGCGTCGTGCGCGCCGCGAAAGACGCGCCCCGCGTGTTGCGCGAGACGCCCCGTGCGTATCATCGCCGTTCCGCTTTCGCGGGCCGCGCCGTCGCCTGCGATCGGGCAGGGCGGCGGCGCATTGCGGCGCGTGGTGTCGACCGCTGGTGCTGCGCGGGCCGCGCGCCGGTCACTCGGCGCGGCCCGCTCGGCGCTTACTTCGCCGAATAGACGCTGTACGGGAAGTACTTGCGCGACAGCCTGTCGTACGTGCCGTCCTTGTGCATCGACGCGAGCGCGCGGTTGATCGCGTTCTTCAGGTCCGCGTCGTCCTTGCGCAAGCCCATCGCGGTGCCGTCGCCGAGCGTCTTCGGGTCCTTCACGGCCGGGCCCGCCCATGCGAAACCCTTGCCGCGCGGCGTGCGCAGGAAGCCGTAGTCGGCCTGGAACTCGTCTTGCAGCGTCGCGTCGAGACGGCCCGAGCCGAGATCGGCGTACACCTGATCCTGGTTCTGGTACGACACGATCGTCACGCCCTTCGGCTCCCAGTGCGCCTTCGCGAAAGTCTCCTGGGTCGAGCCCTGCTCGACGCCGACGCGCTTGCCTTTCAGCGACTCGACGCTCGGCAGGAGCGGCGAGCCCGCCTTCGCGATCATCCGCGCGGGCGCGTCGTACAGCTTGTCGGAGAAGTCGATCTGCTCGCGGCGCTTGTCGGTGACGGTCAGCGACGACACGATCACGTCGAATTTCTTCGCCTTCAGCGCGGGGATGATGCCGTCGAGATCCTGCGGCGTCCATGTGCACTTCGCGTTGATCCGCTTGCAGACCTCGTTCGCGAGATCGACGTCGAATCCGACGATCTCGCCGCTCGGCGCGGTCGATTCGAACGGCGGATAGCTGGCGTCGACGCCGATCCGCACGGTCTTCCATTCCTTCGCGAAGGCGCCGCCCGCCGCAAGGGCGAGGGCTGCGCACAAGGCGAGCTTCTTCATGTCGTTCCTCTTCCTGACTTCCCCGGCCGCGCGGCCGGATGCGTCCGGGCATGCGCGCGCCGGGCGTATTCTAGGCGGCCAAAATTCGCGTTCGTCGATATCGGCTCGGCTCGGCTCGGCCTGGGGGCCTAGCGCCGTCGACGGCGGCCAAAAGCGCGGTATTTTACCCGAACGCCGGCCGCGGCCCAGCAGAAACGATGCGGGCGAGCGCGACGCGCGCCGGGCGGGCGCGTCGGCCTCGCTTTGCTCGCCGGCGCGGCAGCGCGCGCGAATCGCGCGGACGATTGCATGGATCGGCGCAACGAACCGGTGCATTCACGCCGGATTGTTGCAGGTGCACGCGACCTCTACATTCGAGGCTGTCGATATTTCTCAGTGGGAGGCGTCATGTTCGAGATCCGCCGCGCGGGCGATCGCGGCCATGCCAATCATGGCTGGCTCGATACTTGCCACAGCTTTTCGTTCGCCGACTATCGCGATCCCGAGCACGTGCACTTCGGCGCGCTGCGCGTGCTGAACGACGATCGCATCGCGCCGACGCGCGGCTTCGGCATGCATCCGCACCGCGACATGGAGATCGTCACGTACGTGCTCGAAGGCGCGCTCGCGCACCGCGACAGCATGGGCAACGGCTCGATCGTCCGGGCGGGCGACGTGCAGCGGATGAGCGCGGGCACGGGGATCGTGCACAGCGAATACAACGCGTCGCGGGACGCGCCGCTGCATCTGCTGCAGATCTGGCTGCTGCCGACCGAGCCGGGCGGCCGGCCCGGCTATCAGGAGGCGCGCTTCGCCGACGTCGACAAACGCGGCCGGCTGCGGCTCGTCGCGTCGCCCGACGGGCGCGACGGGGCGGTGTCGGTGCGCTCGGACGCGTCGATCTATGCGGCGCTCGTCGACGGCGCCGAGCGCGCCGAGTTCGCGCTGCCGGCCGGCCGGCGCGCGTACGTGCATGTCGCGCGCGGCAGCGTGGAGGTGAACGGCGAGGCGCTCGCGGCGGGCGACGGCGCGCGGATCGCCGACGTCGGGACCGTCGTGTTCGAGCGCGGCGAGCATGCGGAGGTGTTGCTGTTCGATCTCGCGTGACGCGGCGGGCGCGGTCGCGGCCTCACGCAGCCCGGATGCGGGTGGGGCCCGCCGGGGCGCGGGAGGAAGAGGGCGCGGCGCGAACGCGGCGGGCAGGGCCGCATCGATGCGACAACGCCGCGACCGGGCGTGAGCCGGACGCGGCGCCCGTTCGTCTCGACGGCGAGCGGCGGAGCCGCCGGTTCGGCGGGCGCCGCGAGGGCGCGCCGCCCGGCGTCACTGCTGCGGCGCAGGCGCCGACGCGCCCTTCGCCGCGCGCCGCTGCTCCCAGCGCTCCTTCATCTTCGCGCGACGCGCTTCCATCTTCGAGAATTGCTGCTTGAGCGCGGTGCTGACCGTCGTCTTCTGCTGGTCGTCCAGGCCGTTATAGAAGGCGAGCCACGCGGAAGCCGTCTGCTCGCGCAACTGCGCGTTCTGCTGCTCGGCCTGCTGGCGCGCCGCGTGCAGCGCGTTCAGGTCGAGGATCGGCTGGTTCTGCTGCGCCTGGAACTGCTGGCGCAGCGCGTCGTGGCTCTTGCGCATCGCGTCGCGGTTCTGCTTCATCGTGTTGACGGCGGCCTGCCATTGTTGCTCCTGCGCGGCGCTCAGGTTCAGCTTGCCGTGGATTTGCTGCATCATCATGAACGGGCCGCCTTCCATGCGGTGATGCTGGCCCGGGCCGCCCGGCGGCGGCATGTCGGGCGGCGCGGCGCGCGAGACGGCGCTGAACGACAGGGCGAGCACGGCGGCGGCGATGGCGAGGCGGGAAGTCTTCTTGTACATCGAGCAACTCCTGTATCGGGAAAAATCCGGTGCTGCGGCCGGCTCGGCGCCTGGGCGTTCGCGCCCCGGCGCCCGCCGACATCCGGTAATGAGCAGCGTAGCCATACGCTGCCGCACCCGTGTTACGCGCGCCGCCGCCGCGATTACCGCGCATTACACTTCGCTTGCGCGGTAATCCGCAGTAACCCTTGCAGCAAATTGTTTCGCTCAGCCTCATCAACCCGCACGGTAAACTCCACGCCATGACTACTCAGATCCTCATCGTCGACGACGACCAAGAACTGCGCGATCTGCTGCGCGATTACCTCGTGCGGCAGGGCATCGAGGTATCGGTGCTGCACGACGCCGCGTCGCTCGAGAAGCGCCTCGAGCGCGAGCGCCCCGATCTCATCGTGCTCGATCTGATGATGCCGGGCGTCGACGGCCTCACCGCGCTGCGCCAGTTGCGCGCGGCGGGCGACGACATTCCGGTGATCATGCTGACCGCGCGCGCGGACGACGTCGACCGGATCGTCGGCCTCGAGCTCGGCGCGGACGATTACCTCGGCAAGCCGTTCAACCCGCGCGAGCTGCTCGCGCGCGCGCAGGCGGTGCTGCGCCGCCGCCGCACGACGCCGTCGGCGGCGGCGCCCGAGCAGCGTGAGCCGTACGCGTTCGGCCGCTTCGTGCTGGACTTCCAGTCGCGCACGCTGTCGGTCGACAGCAAGCCGGCGACGCTGTCGAGCAGCGAATTCGCGCTCTTGAAGATCTTCGTCAACCATGCGCTGCGCACGCTGACCCGCGAGCGCCTGCTCGAGTTGCTGCACGGCCCGGAGTACGACGGCACCGACCGCGGGATCGACGTGCAGGTCTGGCGCCTGCGCCGGATTCTCGAAACCGATCCGTCGACGCCGCGTTTCATCCAGACGGTGCGCGGGCGCGGCTACGTGTTCGTGCCGAACGGCGAGGCTCATGCGCAAACCCATTGATTCGCTGTTCGGGCGGCTCGCGCTCCTCGTCGTCGGCGTGCTGTTGTTGTCGCACTTCGCGTGGTACTTCGCGATCCGGCTCGAGCGCAATCAGTTCCAGACACGCTATGCGGTCGAGGAGGCGGCGTTCCTCGTCGACGCGGTGCGCCAGCACGCGGAGCGCTCGCCCGACCAGCCGCTGCCGTCGCGAGTGCGGCTCGTCGCGCCGGACAGCGGCGACGTGCCCGACGCGAACCTGGATTTGCCGACCCCGCTCAAGCGTTTCACGGACGACCTGCGCGACCGCCTGCCGGCCGGCTCGCAGGTGCGCATCGGCAGGCCGGGCCATCCGCCCGTGCTGTGGGTCAAGCAGCCGACCGATCGCGACTGGATCGTCGTGCCGGTTCAGCCGCTGCGGCCGCCGCGCTCGCTCGACCGGATGGTGCTCTGGCTCGCGTTGATCTTCTCGGCCGCGGTGATGGCGGCGCTCTTCGCCGCATGGCAGTTGCAGCAGCCGCTCAGCTCGCTCGCGCGCGCGGTCGCGCGTTTCGGCCGCGGAATGGCGGTGCCGCCGCTGCCCGAGCGCGGGCCGCGCGAGCTGCGCCAGCTCACGCACGGCTTCAACCAGATGGTTCAGCAGGTGTCGCGCGCGGAGAACGACCGCGCGGTGATGCTGGCGGGCGTCGCGCACGACCTGCGCACGCCGCTCGCACGGATGAGGCTGCGCGCCGAGATGATGGACGACGCGCGGCTGCGCGACGGCGTCGTGCGCGACGTCGATTCGATGACGCACATCGTCGATCAATTCCTTGTGTTCGCGCACGGCGACGTCGACCGCAGCGAGGCCGTGCCCGTCGACCAGGCGTGCGAGCGGATCGCACGCACGTACCGCGCCGTGTCGCCGAACGCGCCCGGCGTGCGGACCGAGCTCGCGGCGGGGCCGGGCTTTCGCCTGCCGGCGGCGACGCTCGACCGGGTGCTGTCGAACCTGCTCGACAATGCGCACGCATACGGCGCGCCGCCCGTCGTGATCTCGACCGCGCGCACCGCGGCGGGCTACACGCTGGCCGTCAGCGACCACGGCAAGGGCATCGCGCCGCGCGATCTCGCGGACGCGACGCGTCCGTTCGTGCGGCTCGATCCGGCGCGCGGCGGCAACGGGCACAGCGGCCTCGGGCTCGCGATCGTCGAGCGGCTCGTGCAGCGCACGGGTGGCACTTGCGAGATCGGCAACCGGGAAGAAGGGGGCCTGCGGGTCGCGATGACGTTTGCGTTCGACGTCGTGCCGAAGGCGGAGCCGCAGGCGGCGGCATCCTGACGCGCCGCGGCGGGACGGCGCGGGATTCGCGGCGCCCGCCGCTGCCGCGCCGCGGGCGGCGGGTCACTCGCCGAAGAGCGTGCTGAGCGTCTCGGCGGCGTTGCTGTCGATCGTGTTGTAGGTGACGCTCGTCGCCTCGAAGATGTAAAGCGTCGTGTACTTGCCGAGACGGTCGAGGATGTCCTCCTGCAGCGTCTCCGGCACGATGTTCATGTTCAGATACCAGGCCGTCGACGACAGCCGCGTCTGGAACGAGCCGTACTCCTGCATCAGTTGATCGAACGCGTCGGCGTCCTGGTCCCGGCACACGATAACCAGATTTCCTGCCATTCATTCCTCCTGATTGACCATCGGCCCGCTCGGGGCAAATACCGATCATACCCGCTTCGGCGCGTCCGTTCGTCGGCGAAAGCCTCGCCCGCGGGCGCCGTGCGTCGCGCATCCGCGAAGGCGGGTTCACGGCAGGGCCGGATCGCGGCATAATTCGGCGTTGCGGCGCAGCAGCGGCCAGCCGGCGCACCGCCACTTCTCGCAGATTCGCCCGCCGCCCGCCCGTTCCGGGCCCGTTGCGCGCGGCCGGGCCGGATTTCCACAGTTCGTCGTCCGGAAGGTTGTGCCTGAAATACAGGATGTAGTAGTGTCGTGCCGTCGCGTGGCCGGGCGATCCCCGCTTCGCGAGCGAAACGCCGGCGCCCCGAGGCGCGGCGGCTTCCCCGGCACTTGCAGTCAAAACGAATTACCGCGTAAGCGCGCCTTGCCATGATTCACATTCGCTTTCTGGCCTCATTTATCGATTCGCACGGCCTTGCCGGGGAGGGCGCCTGATGGATCTCGGATTCTTCGATCCGAACCGGACCGCCAACGCATCCGCGTGGCGCGTCCTGCCGAACCGCTGGGATTTCGTCGCGTTTCCGCTCATCATCTGCGTGATCGCGATGGCCGCGATCGGCTTTCACGAGACGATGGCGCCCATCGCGACCCTCGGCACGCAGAAGATTTCGCTCGATCCGGCGAACCTGCCGGAGTACGCGCTGCGCACGACGCTGCGGATGCTCGCCGCGATGGTCGCGTCGCTCGCGTTCACGCTCGTCTACGGCACGCTCGCCGCGAAGAGCCGCCGCGCGGGGATGGTGCTCGTGCCGATCCTCGATATCCTGCAATCGGTGCCGGTGCTCGGGTATATCTCGTTTACGGTCACGTTCTTCCTCGCGCTGATCCCGAGCCGCGTGCTCGGCGCCGAGCTGGCGGCGATCTTCGCGATCTTCACGAGCCAGGCGTGGAACATGACGTTCAGCTTCTACCAGTCGCTGCGCACGGTGCCGCGCGATCTCGACGAAGTGTCGCGCGGCTTTCACCTGACCGCGTGGCAGCGCTTCTGGAAGCTCGAAGTGCCTTTCTCGATGCCGGGCCTCATCTGGAACATGATGATGTCGATGTCGGGCGGGTGGTTCTTCGTCGTCGCGTCCGAGGCGATCACGGTCGGCAACCACACGATCACGCTGCCCGGCATCGGCGCTTATCTTGCGCAGGCGATCGTCGAGAAGAACCTCGGCGCGGTCGGCTGGGTGATTCTCGCGATGACGGTGGTGATCCTCGCGTACGACCAGTTCCTGTTCCGTCCGCTCGTCGCGTGGGCGGACAAGTTCCGGATGGAGACGACGAGCTCGGGCAACGCGCCCGAATCGTGGCTGCTCGACCTCGTGCGCCGCACGCGCCTCATCCATCAGTTGCTCGTGCCCGCAGGCTGGTTCTTCGCGCGGCTCGCGCGGATTCCGCTGCGCGTGCCGTCGCTCGACGCGGTCCGCTTCTCGATGCCGCGCGTCGAGAAGAAGGCGTCGCGCGCGGCGGACATCGCGTGGGCGATCGCCGTGATCGTCGGCACGCTCTACGTTGCGTGGCGCGTGTTCGCGTACGTGAAGACGGGCGTGACGCTTGCCGAGGTCGGCCACGTGTTCGTGCTCGGGCTGATCACGCTGCTGCGCGTGGCGCTGCTGATCGCGATCGCGTCGCTCGTCTGGGTGCCGATCGGCGTATGGATCGGCCTGCGGCCCGCGATCGCCGAGAAGGCGCAGCCGCTCGCGCAGTTCCTCGCGGCGTTTCCGGCGAACCTGCTGTTCCCGGTGTTCGTGATCGTGATCGCGCGTTTTCACCTGAACGCGGACATCTGGCTGTCGCCCCTCATCGTGCTCGGCACCCAGTGGTATATCCTGTTCAACGTGATCGCGGGCGCGACCGCCTATCCGAACGACTATCGCGAGGCGGCCACCAATTTCCGCATCCGCGGCTGGCAGTGGTGGCGGCAGGCGATCCTGCCCGGCATCTTCCCGTATTACGTGACGGGCGCGATCACCGCGTCGGGCGGCGCTTGGAACGCGAGCATCGTGTCGGAGTTCGTCCAGTGGGGCGACACCAAGATCGAGGCGCACGGCCTCGGCGCGTACATCGCGCAGACGACGGCCGCGGGCGACTACCCGAAGATCATCCTGGGCATCGCCGTGATGTCCCTGTTCGTCACCTTGTTCAACCGCCTGTTGTGGCGTCCGCTGTACGCGTACGCCGAAGCGAAGCTGCGTCTCGATTGAGACTGATTTGAGACCGATGTCAGCCGATTGAGACCGACCGAGAGCGAAACGCGATGCAAAACCCGAATGCTGTCAACGCCCCCGCCCAGACGCCGCCCGCGCCGCCGCGGGCCGGCGAGGAAATCCTGCGCGTCGAGAACGTGAGCCGCGGCTTCAACAAGACGCAGGGCGAACTGCTCGTGCTCGACGGCGCGAACCTGTCGCTGCGCGAAGGCGAGATCGTCGGCCTGCTCGGCCGGTCGGGCTCGGGCAAGTCGACGCTCCTGCGGATCATCGCCGGGCTCATCGAGCCGACGGGAGGCGACGTCACCTACCTCGGCAAGCCGCTGTCCGGCCCGGCCGAAGGCGTCGCGATGGTGTTCCAGACCTTCGCGCTGTTTCCGTGGCTCACCGTGCTGCAGAACGTCGAGGCGGGGCTCGAGGCGCTTGGCGTGGGCGCGCGCGAGCGGCGCGAGCGCGCGCTCGCCGCGATCGACCTGATCGGTCTCGACGGCTTCGAGAATGCGTATCCGCGCGAGCTGTCGGGCGGCATGCGCCAGCGCGTCGGCTTTGCGCGCGCGCTCGTCGTCGATCCGACGCTGCTCCTGATGGACGAACCGTTCTCCGCGCTCGACGTGCTGACGGCCGAGACGCTGCGCACCGACCTGCTCGATCTGTGGACGCAGGGCCGCATGCCGATCAAATCGGTGCTGATCGTCACGCACAACATCGAGGAAGCGGTGTTCATGTGCGACCGGATTCTCGTGCTG
Above is a window of Burkholderia thailandensis E264 DNA encoding:
- a CDS encoding double-stranded DNA-specific endonuclease, encoding MAGNLVIVCRDQDADAFDQLMQEYGSFQTRLSSTAWYLNMNIVPETLQEDILDRLGKYTTLYIFEATSVTYNTIDSNAAETLSTLFGE
- a CDS encoding ATP-binding protein; protein product: MRKPIDSLFGRLALLVVGVLLLSHFAWYFAIRLERNQFQTRYAVEEAAFLVDAVRQHAERSPDQPLPSRVRLVAPDSGDVPDANLDLPTPLKRFTDDLRDRLPAGSQVRIGRPGHPPVLWVKQPTDRDWIVVPVQPLRPPRSLDRMVLWLALIFSAAVMAALFAAWQLQQPLSSLARAVARFGRGMAVPPLPERGPRELRQLTHGFNQMVQQVSRAENDRAVMLAGVAHDLRTPLARMRLRAEMMDDARLRDGVVRDVDSMTHIVDQFLVFAHGDVDRSEAVPVDQACERIARTYRAVSPNAPGVRTELAAGPGFRLPAATLDRVLSNLLDNAHAYGAPPVVISTARTAAGYTLAVSDHGKGIAPRDLADATRPFVRLDPARGGNGHSGLGLAIVERLVQRTGGTCEIGNREEGGLRVAMTFAFDVVPKAEPQAAAS
- a CDS encoding pirin family protein, whose translation is MFEIRRAGDRGHANHGWLDTCHSFSFADYRDPEHVHFGALRVLNDDRIAPTRGFGMHPHRDMEIVTYVLEGALAHRDSMGNGSIVRAGDVQRMSAGTGIVHSEYNASRDAPLHLLQIWLLPTEPGGRPGYQEARFADVDKRGRLRLVASPDGRDGAVSVRSDASIYAALVDGAERAEFALPAGRRAYVHVARGSVEVNGEALAAGDGARIADVGTVVFERGEHAEVLLFDLA
- a CDS encoding ABC transporter permease, which translates into the protein MIELIQEYWRNYLYTDGYRFTGLAITLWLLVVSIGIGFCLSVPLAVARVSKKKWLAGAVWLYTYVFRGTPLYVQLLLCYTGLYSLQAVRGTPMLDAFFRDGMNCTLLAFTLNTCAYTTEIFAGAIKSTSYGEIEAARAYGMSTFTLYRRIVLPSALRRALPLYSNEVILMLHATTVAFTATVPDILKIARDVNSATYMSFHAFGIAALLYLAISFTLVWLFRRAERRWLAYLRPQGK
- a CDS encoding GNAT family N-acetyltransferase gives rise to the protein MDIRIRAAAADDAALILRFINELAIYERAEDQVVATVESIDASLFRGAPPAHALICEVDGEPAGFAVYFFSYSTWLGRQGLYLEDLYVSPRFRGVGAGKRLLHALARIAVESGCGRFEWSVLDWNAPAIRFYETIGASAQSEWVRYRLAGDALRAFAGAAPANAI
- a CDS encoding ABC transporter ATP-binding protein; this translates as MQNPNAVNAPAQTPPAPPRAGEEILRVENVSRGFNKTQGELLVLDGANLSLREGEIVGLLGRSGSGKSTLLRIIAGLIEPTGGDVTYLGKPLSGPAEGVAMVFQTFALFPWLTVLQNVEAGLEALGVGARERRERALAAIDLIGLDGFENAYPRELSGGMRQRVGFARALVVDPTLLLMDEPFSALDVLTAETLRTDLLDLWTQGRMPIKSVLIVTHNIEEAVFMCDRILVLSSNPGRVIAEIKVPFKHPRNRLDPAFRRLVDDIYAKMTARQVGEATKKGLELGSWLPQVSTNLMAGLIETLAAPPYHGRADMPEIARTLHLEVDDLFPIAEVLQYLGFADVREGDVFLTPPGRVFAEFGTQERKMMFAEHLLRHVPLAARIKKVLNERPGHRAPRVRFEQELEDFLSDGAAEETLDAVIDWGRYGEIFSYNDQTEIFSLEDVES
- a CDS encoding ABC transporter permease; translation: MDLGFFDPNRTANASAWRVLPNRWDFVAFPLIICVIAMAAIGFHETMAPIATLGTQKISLDPANLPEYALRTTLRMLAAMVASLAFTLVYGTLAAKSRRAGMVLVPILDILQSVPVLGYISFTVTFFLALIPSRVLGAELAAIFAIFTSQAWNMTFSFYQSLRTVPRDLDEVSRGFHLTAWQRFWKLEVPFSMPGLIWNMMMSMSGGWFFVVASEAITVGNHTITLPGIGAYLAQAIVEKNLGAVGWVILAMTVVILAYDQFLFRPLVAWADKFRMETTSSGNAPESWLLDLVRRTRLIHQLLVPAGWFFARLARIPLRVPSLDAVRFSMPRVEKKASRAADIAWAIAVIVGTLYVAWRVFAYVKTGVTLAEVGHVFVLGLITLLRVALLIAIASLVWVPIGVWIGLRPAIAEKAQPLAQFLAAFPANLLFPVFVIVIARFHLNADIWLSPLIVLGTQWYILFNVIAGATAYPNDYREAATNFRIRGWQWWRQAILPGIFPYYVTGAITASGGAWNASIVSEFVQWGDTKIEAHGLGAYIAQTTAAGDYPKIILGIAVMSLFVTLFNRLLWRPLYAYAEAKLRLD
- a CDS encoding periplasmic heavy metal sensor; protein product: MYKKTSRLAIAAAVLALSFSAVSRAAPPDMPPPGGPGQHHRMEGGPFMMMQQIHGKLNLSAAQEQQWQAAVNTMKQNRDAMRKSHDALRQQFQAQQNQPILDLNALHAARQQAEQQNAQLREQTASAWLAFYNGLDDQQKTTVSTALKQQFSKMEARRAKMKERWEQRRAAKGASAPAPQQ
- a CDS encoding ABC transporter substrate-binding protein produces the protein MKKLALCAALALAAGGAFAKEWKTVRIGVDASYPPFESTAPSGEIVGFDVDLANEVCKRINAKCTWTPQDLDGIIPALKAKKFDVIVSSLTVTDKRREQIDFSDKLYDAPARMIAKAGSPLLPSVESLKGKRVGVEQGSTQETFAKAHWEPKGVTIVSYQNQDQVYADLGSGRLDATLQDEFQADYGFLRTPRGKGFAWAGPAVKDPKTLGDGTAMGLRKDDADLKNAINRALASMHKDGTYDRLSRKYFPYSVYSAK
- a CDS encoding ABC transporter permease, whose product is MFLQGYGPLILSGTWQTVKLAVLSLALSFLLGLVGAAAKLSRNRISNGIGTLYTTLIRGVPDLVLMLLLFYSLQIWLNQFTDLMNWDQIDIDPFAAGVLVLGFIYGAYFTETFRGAFLSVPRGQLEAGSAYGMTDWQVFARIMFPQMMRFALPGIGNNWQVLVKSTALVSIIGLADVVKASQDAGKGTLRFFFFTLLAGAIYLAITTISNFVLMWLEKRYSTGVRKADL
- a CDS encoding response regulator, which encodes MTTQILIVDDDQELRDLLRDYLVRQGIEVSVLHDAASLEKRLERERPDLIVLDLMMPGVDGLTALRQLRAAGDDIPVIMLTARADDVDRIVGLELGADDYLGKPFNPRELLARAQAVLRRRRTTPSAAAPEQREPYAFGRFVLDFQSRTLSVDSKPATLSSSEFALLKIFVNHALRTLTRERLLELLHGPEYDGTDRGIDVQVWRLRRILETDPSTPRFIQTVRGRGYVFVPNGEAHAQTH
- a CDS encoding ABC transporter ATP-binding protein; translation: MNTQMHKLFVDDLHKRYGNNEVLKGVSLRANAGDVISVIGSSGSGKSTMLRCINFLEQPNAGRIFVDGEEVRTAQDKTGALKAADSKQLQRVRTKLAMVFQHFNLWAHMNVLENVMEAPVHVLGISKREAEDRAREYLEKVGLAPRVEKQYPSHLSGGQQQRVAIARALAMHPDVMLFDEPTSALDPELVGEVLKVMQKLAEEGRTMIVVTHEMGFARNVSNHVMFLHQGRVEEEGAPADVFGGTKSERLKQFLSGSLK